The Thalassotalea nanhaiensis genome has a window encoding:
- the sigZ gene encoding RNA polymerase sigma factor SigZ, translated as MIETIWKNFHQQLFNFINSKVNDPATAEDILQEVFIKVHKNIENLSSTDKLQSWLYQICRHAIIDYYRVKRLDTTDENLELIIAPQQDNNDQEQLNRCIRALIADLPDKVSDILIESELKQSKQQAIADKHELSLAAVKSRIKRGREQLRTKLQACCDFEFKEHGPEADCKNNCGCEG; from the coding sequence ATGATAGAAACCATTTGGAAAAATTTTCATCAACAACTATTTAATTTTATAAATAGTAAAGTAAATGATCCCGCTACCGCAGAAGATATTTTGCAAGAAGTGTTCATTAAGGTTCATAAAAACATTGAGAATTTATCATCAACAGACAAACTGCAATCTTGGCTATACCAAATTTGCAGGCATGCAATTATTGACTATTATCGAGTCAAACGTCTTGATACTACTGATGAGAATTTAGAGCTTATTATTGCCCCGCAGCAAGATAACAATGATCAGGAACAACTTAATCGATGTATCAGAGCATTAATTGCAGATTTACCTGACAAAGTAAGCGATATCTTGATTGAAAGTGAATTGAAACAGAGTAAGCAACAAGCTATTGCTGACAAGCATGAGTTGAGTTTAGCTGCAGTAAAATCACGGATAAAGCGAGGTAGGGAACAGCTAAGAACTAAACTTCAAGCCTGTTGCGACTTTGAGTTTAAAGAACATGGGCCTGAAGCTGATTGTAAAAATAACTGTGGCTGTGAAGGTTAA
- a CDS encoding pyroglutamyl-peptidase I family protein, with amino-acid sequence MHKITYTLVLICTVVFSGNSLANVNTYLTVEEVKIGKAKKDLPQVTSQFDVLINQFTAELVKVDNEKSLHSLASQFANTLWQQATAHMQTNKTFDDRALYWGRLQMAKQLRVSAAFYQLPETAQTKLMSDFELASRGLSDVKFTKNTDKKILVTGFDPFYLHRNIAQSNPSGIAAINLDGVVIEQGGVTAEIQTLIVPVRFADFDQGMIETMLTPYIKSGDIDMVTTISMGRKDFYLERFPGLRRSSVAPGNLGVYTGANSKNPLVPFYQGKPLSGPEFVEFSLPVAAMQKATGKYQVIDNAAIETLQKGNFEASSLAELSNQTAVQGSGGGYLSNEISYRSILIRNQFNPDLPVGHIHTPRIKDWQKEEVKAIVEQIEQMFLHAIADI; translated from the coding sequence ATGCATAAAATCACTTATACCTTAGTGTTAATCTGTACCGTTGTGTTTAGCGGTAATTCGCTAGCAAACGTAAATACATATCTCACCGTTGAAGAAGTCAAAATAGGTAAAGCAAAAAAAGATCTTCCCCAAGTTACGAGTCAGTTTGATGTATTAATTAACCAATTCACTGCCGAACTTGTAAAAGTTGATAATGAAAAAAGTTTACATTCGCTAGCAAGTCAATTTGCCAATACGTTATGGCAGCAAGCCACAGCTCATATGCAAACCAATAAAACCTTTGATGACAGAGCGCTGTATTGGGGACGTTTACAAATGGCTAAGCAGTTAAGAGTATCTGCTGCGTTTTATCAACTTCCGGAAACGGCACAAACTAAACTGATGAGCGATTTTGAATTAGCCAGCCGTGGTTTAAGTGATGTGAAGTTCACAAAAAATACCGATAAAAAAATATTAGTTACCGGCTTTGACCCATTTTATTTGCACCGAAATATTGCTCAAAGTAATCCTTCGGGTATTGCGGCCATCAATTTAGATGGTGTAGTGATTGAACAAGGCGGTGTAACAGCTGAAATACAAACCTTAATTGTGCCGGTGCGTTTTGCCGATTTTGACCAAGGCATGATAGAAACGATGTTAACGCCTTACATTAAATCAGGTGACATCGATATGGTTACTACGATAAGTATGGGTCGTAAAGATTTCTACTTGGAGCGCTTTCCTGGACTTCGTCGCAGTTCAGTTGCACCTGGTAATTTAGGCGTTTACACCGGTGCAAACAGTAAGAATCCTTTAGTTCCTTTTTACCAAGGTAAACCTTTATCTGGTCCTGAATTCGTTGAGTTCAGTTTACCGGTTGCGGCAATGCAAAAAGCAACAGGTAAATATCAAGTTATTGATAACGCAGCAATTGAAACGTTACAAAAGGGTAATTTTGAAGCAAGTAGTTTAGCTGAATTGTCGAACCAAACTGCCGTGCAAGGCTCCGGTGGTGGTTATTTGTCGAATGAAATTTCGTATCGTAGTATTTTAATTCGCAATCAATTTAACCCTGACTTACCGGTAGGACATATACACACGCCACGTATTAAAGATTGGCAAAAAGAAGAAGTAAAAGCCATTGTTGAACAAATTGAACAAATGTTTCTTCATGCAATAGCTGATATTTAA
- the hutH gene encoding histidine ammonia-lyase yields the protein MTFKYGVDRLELDIVNGIADGSIKATLCQEALDQINKSRQNVEKMASSDKPVYGINTGFGPLCDTQISPAETHLLQKNLLITHAVGVGEPIAKAISKLMLITKVHALSRGFSGIRLEVVERMLAFIELDLIPVVPEQGSVGASGDLAPLSHLFLPLIGEGEFWQSEEGQDDKIVPAAELLKKHGLEILDLHAKEGLALINGTQFILSHAITALTKMRYLLDLADLTGAMSIEGMQGSESPFREELHQTRAFKGNLEVAARMRRFFKDSQNMADHEECDRVQDPYSLRCIPQVHGASRNAYYHLEELAEIEMNSVTDNPIVISSEEAISGGSFHGQPLAMVLDYASIAAAELGNIADRRCYLLLEGLHGLPRLLTKAGGLNSGMMIPQYATAALVTENKSLCFPPSADSVPTSMGQEDHVSMGSISGRKLNQILGNVDKIFAIELMYAAQAIEFRRPNKCSDLIEKNFALIRSKVDKLEEDRLLKPDIDAMITLVKSQAFTVSFDQ from the coding sequence GTGACGTTTAAATATGGTGTCGACCGTCTAGAACTTGATATTGTGAACGGCATAGCCGACGGTAGTATCAAGGCAACCCTTTGCCAAGAAGCATTAGATCAAATCAATAAAAGTCGACAAAATGTCGAAAAAATGGCAAGTTCAGATAAGCCTGTATATGGTATAAATACGGGTTTTGGTCCTCTGTGTGATACTCAAATTTCACCTGCAGAAACCCATCTATTACAAAAAAACCTACTCATTACCCACGCAGTAGGTGTAGGTGAGCCAATTGCTAAAGCAATTTCAAAGCTAATGTTGATCACCAAAGTCCATGCCTTAAGTCGTGGTTTTTCAGGTATCCGTCTTGAAGTCGTTGAGCGTATGTTAGCTTTTATCGAACTAGACCTAATTCCTGTTGTTCCAGAGCAAGGATCAGTAGGAGCCTCTGGCGATTTAGCGCCACTTTCTCATTTGTTCTTACCACTTATTGGTGAAGGTGAATTCTGGCAAAGTGAAGAGGGGCAAGACGATAAAATTGTTCCAGCAGCCGAGTTGCTTAAAAAACATGGTTTAGAAATTCTTGATTTGCATGCCAAAGAAGGTTTGGCTCTTATCAATGGTACGCAATTTATTCTATCTCATGCCATCACAGCATTAACCAAAATGCGTTACTTATTGGACTTAGCAGACTTAACAGGTGCCATGAGCATCGAAGGCATGCAAGGCAGTGAATCACCATTTAGAGAAGAGCTTCATCAAACCCGCGCATTTAAAGGCAACTTGGAAGTTGCAGCCCGTATGAGACGCTTTTTTAAAGACTCACAAAATATGGCTGACCACGAAGAGTGTGACCGAGTACAAGACCCTTATTCATTAAGGTGCATTCCGCAGGTTCATGGCGCATCGCGCAATGCTTATTACCATTTAGAAGAGTTGGCTGAAATCGAGATGAACTCGGTAACTGATAACCCAATTGTTATCAGTAGTGAAGAAGCCATTTCTGGCGGTAGCTTCCACGGTCAACCTCTTGCTATGGTGTTAGATTACGCATCAATTGCAGCCGCTGAATTGGGTAATATTGCCGACAGACGTTGTTACTTATTATTGGAAGGCTTGCATGGTTTGCCACGACTGTTAACCAAAGCTGGTGGCTTAAACTCAGGAATGATGATCCCACAATATGCGACAGCGGCCTTAGTAACAGAAAACAAATCTTTGTGTTTCCCACCTTCGGCAGACAGTGTACCTACGTCGATGGGTCAAGAAGATCACGTATCTATGGGTAGCATATCAGGCAGAAAACTTAATCAAATTTTAGGCAATGTAGATAAAATCTTTGCAATTGAATTAATGTATGCCGCTCAGGCAATTGAGTTTAGACGACCAAATAAATGTTCAGATTTGATTGAGAAAAACTTCGCGCTTATCAGAAGCAAAGTCGACAAACTTGAAGAAGACCGACTATTAAAACCTGATATCGATGCCATGATAACACTGGTTAAGTCACAAGCGTTTACAGTTAGCTTTGATCAATAA
- the rpmE gene encoding 50S ribosomal protein L31 encodes MKENIHPNYTSMKATCSCGNVIETESTRGKDIYLDVCSACHPFYTGKQKAAETGGRVDKFNKRFGALKSK; translated from the coding sequence ATGAAAGAAAATATCCACCCAAATTACACAAGCATGAAAGCAACTTGTTCATGTGGTAACGTTATTGAAACTGAATCAACACGCGGTAAAGACATTTACTTAGACGTATGTTCTGCATGTCACCCGTTCTACACTGGTAAGCAAAAAGCTGCTGAAACTGGTGGTCGTGTTGATAAATTCAACAAACGTTTCGGTGCTCTTAAGTCTAAATAA
- a CDS encoding acetyltransferase, with amino-acid sequence MFLKHRNNGDMVDVSDISDLTNLFHQRVSGRYQAGEELQDPEEFNKADLVFLSGEELPRCWLDPDYRSQK; translated from the coding sequence ATGTTTTTAAAACACAGAAACAATGGTGATATGGTGGATGTTAGCGATATTAGCGATTTGACCAATTTATTTCATCAACGTGTTTCAGGAAGATATCAAGCAGGTGAAGAGTTACAAGATCCTGAAGAGTTTAATAAAGCAGATTTAGTTTTTCTTTCAGGAGAAGAACTACCTCGTTGTTGGTTGGATCCTGATTATCGAAGTCAAAAATAA
- a CDS encoding OmpA family protein, whose amino-acid sequence MSTKKYIFPVLALSLIFSGCASTSSNASKGAAIGAITGAVLGKSTSNHKNKRAVWGAAIGALAGAAIGDYMDKQEEEFRQELAGSGIKVVREGDNLRLIMPANITFASSQSNINSSFHTTLNDVAKVLGKYDKTLLKIEGHTDSSGSESYNQTLSEKRAESVKVYLMHQDILASRLRTVGFGESRSIVSNNTPENRALNRRVEVKIMPNEA is encoded by the coding sequence ATGTCAACGAAAAAATATATCTTTCCGGTTTTAGCGCTTTCATTAATCTTTTCAGGTTGTGCATCAACTTCTTCTAACGCTAGCAAAGGGGCAGCTATTGGCGCCATCACAGGCGCTGTTTTGGGTAAGTCTACCAGTAACCATAAAAACAAACGTGCCGTTTGGGGCGCAGCCATTGGTGCACTTGCTGGCGCCGCTATTGGTGATTATATGGATAAACAAGAAGAAGAGTTTCGCCAAGAGCTTGCGGGCTCAGGTATAAAGGTTGTGCGTGAAGGCGATAATTTGCGTTTGATAATGCCAGCCAACATTACGTTTGCATCGAGCCAATCTAATATCAACTCAAGTTTTCATACTACCTTAAATGATGTCGCTAAAGTGTTAGGTAAATACGATAAAACGCTATTAAAAATTGAAGGCCATACCGACAGCAGCGGCAGTGAAAGTTATAACCAAACACTGTCTGAAAAACGTGCTGAAAGTGTGAAGGTTTATTTGATGCATCAGGATATTTTAGCCAGTCGTTTACGTACTGTAGGCTTTGGTGAATCACGTTCTATTGTCAGCAATAATACGCCAGAAAATAGAGCGTTAAACCGTCGTGTAGAAGTAAAAATTATGCCTAACGAGGCTTAA
- the priA gene encoding primosomal protein N' yields the protein MDNQLTYLQIALPIPMRQSFTYLVPPALEQENFVKGDRVLVPFGHRNLIGVVLAVSDECDVQSSKLKAIIERLSEESRLSEQQVDFLSLCARYYHHPIGDVVTQALPVLLRQIKPVDLSPPACWLKNSRLTDDEFTAIVDGFKKSAAKQKALLEFICEHDELTWPEIRMAGYSKAQLNALLGKELIVEQAVKQEPFVCKEKSINHSDKPQLSVEQSLIVSSINQQLDSFSCHLIDGITGSGKTEVYLQIIEQVLLQNKQVLVLVPEIGLTPQTLSRFEKRFRVPVVLHHSGLNDKERLQTWHQTKQGRAAIIIATRSGVFTPLVKPGIIIIDEEHDGSLKQQEGFRYHARDVAILRARQLNIPVVLGTATPSLETLQNALSGKYQYHQLTKRAGKSSKASISLIDMAREQVEFGLSGTLKKAIEDTLKRGEQVLIFLNRRGFAPAISCQECNWICECQRCNKPYTLHQGQNLLVCHHCGSQKRITRQCDSCGSVRLKPLGQGTEQLEQRLVELFPDYSSVRIDRDSTRRKGELAKLLQQVSDKEHQILVGTQMLAKGHHFPDVTLVAVLDVDGALFSYDFRAPEHMAQLLVQVAGRAGRESKPGKVMVQTQYPEHPLLQDLVQNGYEHFARYALIEREQAMIPPFAFQALFRAEANYPSTPQALLRDVSQQDFTGCMVSGPIAAAQEKKAGKYRFHLLLQAKERKDLHRSVQQILTNISCHELNTKVRWSIDIDPQELSW from the coding sequence TTGGATAATCAGTTAACCTACTTACAAATTGCCTTACCGATACCTATGCGGCAAAGCTTTACTTACTTGGTGCCACCGGCATTAGAGCAAGAAAACTTTGTAAAAGGTGATAGGGTGTTAGTGCCTTTTGGTCACCGTAACTTAATTGGTGTAGTGCTTGCTGTAAGCGACGAGTGTGATGTTCAAAGCAGTAAGCTTAAAGCTATTATTGAGCGGTTAAGTGAAGAGTCACGGTTATCAGAGCAACAGGTCGACTTTTTAAGTTTATGTGCGCGCTATTATCATCATCCTATTGGAGATGTCGTAACGCAGGCTTTGCCGGTATTGTTAAGACAAATTAAACCCGTTGATTTAAGTCCGCCAGCATGTTGGTTAAAAAATTCACGCTTAACGGATGATGAGTTTACTGCCATTGTCGATGGATTTAAAAAATCAGCAGCAAAACAAAAAGCTTTGCTTGAATTTATTTGTGAACATGATGAACTTACTTGGCCGGAAATACGAATGGCAGGGTATAGCAAAGCGCAATTAAATGCCTTACTTGGCAAAGAGCTTATTGTTGAGCAAGCGGTTAAACAAGAGCCTTTCGTTTGCAAAGAAAAATCGATAAATCATAGTGATAAGCCGCAACTCTCAGTTGAACAGTCACTTATTGTCAGTAGTATCAATCAGCAACTCGATAGTTTTTCATGCCATTTAATTGATGGTATTACCGGTAGCGGTAAAACAGAAGTGTACTTGCAAATTATTGAGCAAGTATTACTGCAAAATAAACAGGTATTAGTTCTTGTGCCTGAAATCGGCCTAACACCACAAACCTTATCTCGATTTGAAAAACGCTTTCGCGTGCCTGTGGTGTTGCATCATTCTGGGTTAAACGATAAAGAGCGTTTACAAACTTGGCATCAAACTAAGCAAGGTAGAGCGGCAATTATTATTGCAACTCGCTCAGGGGTGTTTACGCCATTAGTAAAACCTGGAATTATCATTATCGATGAAGAGCACGATGGCTCGTTAAAACAGCAGGAAGGGTTTCGTTATCACGCCAGAGATGTCGCGATATTACGAGCAAGGCAATTGAACATTCCTGTTGTACTTGGCACCGCAACACCTTCATTAGAAACATTACAAAATGCCTTATCTGGTAAATACCAATACCATCAGTTAACAAAGCGTGCAGGTAAAAGTAGCAAAGCAAGTATTTCACTGATTGACATGGCCAGAGAGCAAGTTGAATTTGGTTTATCAGGTACGCTTAAAAAAGCCATAGAAGATACACTGAAACGCGGCGAACAAGTGTTGATATTTTTAAACCGACGCGGTTTTGCCCCTGCCATTTCTTGTCAGGAGTGCAATTGGATATGTGAATGTCAACGGTGTAATAAACCATACACTTTGCACCAAGGACAAAACTTATTAGTTTGTCATCACTGTGGCAGTCAAAAGCGCATTACAAGGCAATGTGATAGTTGTGGCAGCGTTCGTCTTAAGCCATTAGGGCAAGGCACTGAACAGCTTGAGCAGCGTTTGGTAGAGTTGTTTCCTGATTATTCTTCGGTAAGGATTGATCGAGACAGTACCCGTCGTAAAGGAGAACTCGCTAAACTATTACAGCAAGTGAGTGATAAAGAGCATCAAATATTGGTCGGTACGCAAATGCTTGCAAAAGGTCATCACTTTCCTGATGTAACGTTAGTTGCGGTATTGGATGTAGATGGCGCATTATTTAGTTACGACTTTAGAGCGCCAGAGCATATGGCGCAATTGTTGGTGCAAGTTGCAGGCCGTGCTGGTCGAGAAAGTAAACCGGGTAAAGTTATGGTGCAAACTCAATACCCAGAACACCCGTTATTACAAGATTTAGTACAAAATGGTTATGAGCACTTTGCTCGCTACGCATTAATTGAGCGCGAACAGGCAATGATCCCACCATTTGCTTTTCAGGCATTATTTAGAGCGGAAGCCAATTACCCTAGTACGCCACAAGCGCTTTTGCGAGATGTAAGCCAGCAAGATTTTACTGGTTGTATGGTGAGTGGTCCAATAGCTGCAGCACAAGAAAAGAAAGCTGGCAAATATCGTTTTCATTTATTATTACAAGCCAAAGAACGTAAAGACTTACATCGCAGCGTACAGCAAATATTAACAAATATTAGCTGCCATGAATTAAACACTAAAGTACGGTGGAGTATTGATATTGATCCACAGGAACTGAGTTGGTAA
- the hutC gene encoding histidine utilization repressor, with protein sequence MTTPKFTQIKQFIFQQIESGNWAEHQRVPSENELAEQFDVSRMTARRALQELTDEGVLNRSKGSGTFVSSFKSQSSLLEIRNIAEEVTEAGHHYSARLISIEKLSADAAIAIELDIAAGDNAYFSKILHMQDDQPIQLEQRYVNAALVPDYINQDFSVITPHEYLSKEAPLTEATHQIEAVLSEATISALLAIKGEQPCLQVKRRTWSSQGVVSLAILTSPGDKYRLGGHLKF encoded by the coding sequence ATGACAACGCCTAAATTTACACAAATTAAACAGTTCATTTTTCAACAAATTGAATCAGGAAACTGGGCTGAGCATCAGCGCGTTCCTTCAGAAAATGAATTGGCAGAACAATTTGACGTTTCTCGTATGACTGCTCGCAGAGCATTACAAGAGTTAACCGATGAAGGTGTATTAAATCGCTCGAAAGGCTCTGGAACCTTTGTTTCCAGCTTTAAATCTCAGTCGTCATTGTTAGAAATTCGTAATATTGCCGAAGAAGTAACAGAAGCAGGCCATCATTACTCAGCACGGCTTATCAGCATTGAAAAATTATCAGCCGATGCAGCGATTGCCATCGAGTTGGATATTGCCGCTGGTGATAATGCGTATTTTTCAAAAATTTTGCATATGCAAGATGATCAACCAATTCAGCTAGAGCAGCGTTATGTGAATGCTGCCTTAGTGCCTGATTATATTAATCAAGACTTCTCAGTTATTACTCCGCATGAGTATTTAAGTAAAGAAGCACCGCTTACCGAAGCAACTCATCAAATTGAGGCAGTTTTGAGTGAAGCTACAATTTCTGCGTTGTTGGCCATTAAAGGCGAACAACCATGTTTACAAGTGAAGCGCCGCACCTGGTCATCTCAGGGTGTGGTTAGTTTAGCTATTTTGACTTCACCAGGTGATAAGTATCGCCTTGGTGGACATTTAAAATTTTAA
- the soxR gene encoding redox-sensitive transcriptional activator SoxR: MKKNPNWLEVCMLEEANLAVGSVAKRCGVKVSTLHFYEEKGLIRSWRNQGNQRRYKRDVLRRISVIKAAQKMGVSLEEIKTVFATLPDKRTPNKDDWARLSREWQQQLNQRIAYMEKLRDSLTGCIGCGCLSMTKCPIYNPEDILAEDGVGPLILDK; the protein is encoded by the coding sequence ATGAAAAAAAATCCCAATTGGTTAGAGGTGTGCATGTTAGAAGAAGCAAATCTTGCTGTCGGTAGTGTTGCCAAGCGATGTGGCGTTAAAGTTTCAACGTTACATTTCTATGAAGAAAAAGGATTGATCAGAAGCTGGCGTAACCAAGGCAATCAAAGAAGATATAAACGAGATGTGTTGAGGCGAATATCGGTGATTAAAGCCGCTCAAAAAATGGGAGTAAGCTTAGAAGAGATAAAAACTGTTTTTGCCACTTTGCCTGATAAACGCACACCAAATAAAGATGACTGGGCCAGATTATCGCGAGAATGGCAACAGCAACTCAATCAGCGTATTGCTTACATGGAAAAGTTGAGAGACTCGTTAACGGGTTGTATTGGTTGCGGGTGTTTGTCTATGACAAAATGTCCAATTTATAACCCAGAAGATATACTCGCAGAAGATGGAGTTGGGCCGTTAATTCTAGACAAATAA
- a CDS encoding RNA recognition motif domain-containing protein, translating to MKLLVRNLSRSTTEQEIRQLFTAHGYVTECTLVLDQATGKSKGFAFVEMPDEKEAAVALKSLHEKRIAKNKIRVKIAQ from the coding sequence ATGAAACTTTTAGTTCGTAACCTATCACGCTCAACAACCGAACAAGAAATTCGTCAGCTATTTACTGCCCATGGCTACGTTACTGAATGTACTTTAGTATTAGATCAAGCAACAGGAAAATCAAAAGGGTTTGCTTTTGTAGAAATGCCTGATGAAAAGGAAGCAGCTGTTGCATTAAAAAGTTTGCACGAAAAAAGAATTGCCAAGAATAAAATTAGAGTAAAAATAGCTCAGTAA
- the rraA gene encoding ribonuclease E activity regulator RraA produces the protein MEYNTSELCNLYADSIDVLEPMLSNYGGRSSFGGTVVTIKCFESNGIISEIVEQDGTGKVLVIDGGGSTRRALIDSYIAETAAKNGWEGIICYGSVRDVDLLEEIELGIQAMVSIPVGAEDTDVGETDLAVNFAGVTILPDDHIYADNTGIILSQDALDID, from the coding sequence ATGGAATACAACACCTCAGAACTATGTAATTTATATGCTGACTCAATAGATGTCTTAGAGCCAATGTTAAGTAATTATGGTGGGCGTAGCTCTTTTGGTGGTACGGTTGTGACCATTAAATGTTTTGAATCTAACGGCATCATAAGTGAAATCGTTGAACAAGATGGCACAGGTAAAGTGCTAGTCATTGACGGTGGCGGTTCAACAAGACGTGCTTTAATCGACTCTTATATCGCCGAAACTGCAGCTAAGAATGGCTGGGAAGGTATCATTTGTTATGGCAGTGTACGCGACGTTGATTTACTTGAAGAGATTGAACTTGGCATTCAAGCTATGGTTTCAATCCCGGTTGGCGCGGAAGATACCGATGTAGGTGAAACAGACTTAGCAGTAAACTTTGCTGGCGTAACCATATTGCCTGACGATCATATTTACGCTGATAATACCGGTATCATCTTATCGCAAGACGCTCTCGATATTGATTAA
- the hutI gene encoding imidazolonepropionase, with amino-acid sequence MTLPSANWQMLFINVNIATMSQGGTSYAAIEDGALAINDGKIVWLGNKEQLPEFDESHVEIIDGKGQWLSPGLIDCHTHIVYGSHRANEFELRLQGASYEEIAQSGGGIVSTVKATRAASEDELFASAYKRLNALHKEGVTSLEIKSGYGLDLETEVKMLKVANRLSDSLPVTVQKTFLGAHALPVEYKDDADAYIKLVCEQMIPEVAKQNLADAVDVFCEGIGFSLAQTEAVFSAAKAHNIRVKVHAEQLSDLGGTELAAKYNALSSDHLEFLSDDGVKAMQASGMVAVLLPGAFYFLRETKLPPIEMLRANNVRIAIASDANPGSSPINSIQLMLNMACTLFRLTPTEALAGVTCNAARALGIDDKVGELAVGMDADIAMWDIEQPAELCYQYGVNPLMGLYKLGKKVL; translated from the coding sequence ATGACCTTACCAAGCGCCAATTGGCAAATGCTATTTATTAATGTAAACATTGCGACTATGAGTCAAGGCGGTACTTCTTATGCCGCTATTGAGGATGGTGCATTGGCAATTAACGACGGTAAAATTGTTTGGCTAGGTAATAAAGAGCAACTTCCTGAATTTGATGAAAGTCACGTTGAAATAATTGATGGTAAAGGTCAATGGTTAAGTCCAGGCCTAATCGATTGTCATACTCATATTGTTTATGGCTCGCACCGCGCTAATGAGTTTGAACTGCGTTTACAAGGTGCAAGTTATGAAGAAATCGCGCAAAGTGGCGGTGGTATTGTTTCAACGGTAAAAGCGACTCGTGCAGCATCAGAAGATGAGTTGTTTGCAAGTGCTTACAAACGCCTTAATGCCTTGCATAAAGAAGGTGTAACCAGTTTAGAGATAAAATCAGGTTACGGTTTAGATTTAGAAACCGAAGTTAAAATGTTAAAAGTGGCAAATCGTTTAAGTGACAGCTTGCCGGTTACTGTGCAAAAAACATTTTTAGGCGCGCATGCATTACCGGTAGAATATAAAGACGATGCTGATGCATACATTAAACTTGTATGTGAGCAAATGATCCCTGAAGTTGCCAAGCAAAATTTAGCCGATGCCGTTGATGTATTTTGTGAAGGGATTGGTTTTTCATTAGCTCAAACTGAAGCTGTGTTTAGTGCTGCCAAAGCACATAATATAAGAGTGAAAGTACATGCTGAGCAGTTATCTGATCTGGGCGGTACTGAGCTGGCTGCAAAATATAATGCCTTATCAAGTGACCATCTGGAGTTTTTATCTGACGATGGCGTAAAAGCCATGCAAGCAAGTGGCATGGTTGCGGTGTTGTTACCTGGGGCATTTTATTTCTTAAGAGAAACCAAATTGCCACCAATTGAAATGCTACGTGCTAACAATGTACGAATAGCCATCGCCAGTGATGCAAACCCAGGTTCATCACCTATTAACTCTATTCAATTAATGCTGAACATGGCTTGTACATTATTTAGATTAACTCCAACTGAAGCATTAGCTGGGGTTACTTGTAATGCTGCAAGAGCATTAGGTATTGATGATAAAGTTGGCGAATTAGCGGTTGGTATGGATGCTGACATTGCCATGTGGGATATCGAACAACCGGCAGAGCTTTGTTATCAATATGGTGTTAATCCATTAATGGGTTTATACAAACTAGGCAAAAAAGTTTTATAA
- a CDS encoding VOC family protein codes for MLYLEHLNLVVQDIPSTLKFYQAAFPHWQVRGGGEALWYGKPRNWLHFGDDYQYLTFNDDGVGDNRDLSGHQVGLAHFAFVTSNLSALIDRLKTSGFDIAKDGADSAYRNNVYFLDPNGYEVEFVEYLSDIPKERNSYDE; via the coding sequence ATGTTGTATTTAGAACACCTGAATTTAGTTGTGCAAGATATTCCAAGCACATTAAAGTTTTATCAAGCTGCTTTTCCACACTGGCAAGTACGTGGTGGTGGGGAGGCGCTCTGGTACGGTAAGCCAAGAAACTGGCTACACTTTGGCGATGATTACCAATATCTGACATTTAATGATGATGGTGTTGGCGATAACCGAGATCTTAGCGGCCACCAAGTTGGTTTAGCCCATTTTGCTTTCGTAACAAGCAATTTAAGTGCTTTGATTGACCGCTTGAAAACATCTGGTTTTGACATTGCTAAAGATGGTGCAGATTCAGCCTATCGAAACAATGTATATTTTTTAGATCCTAATGGTTATGAAGTAGAGTTTGTTGAGTACTTAAGTGATATACCGAAAGAGCGCAACAGTTACGATGAATGA